The Engystomops pustulosus chromosome 9, aEngPut4.maternal, whole genome shotgun sequence genome includes a window with the following:
- the LOC140076836 gene encoding peptidoglycan recognition protein 1-like, producing MIRWLVLLSLSCIVIHGCPTIISRAQWGGRSPTCRNNLNTPVPNVIIHHTEGAFCNSRATCSAQVRNIQSYHMQSRGWCDIGYNFLVGEDGLVYEGRGWKTLGAHAKSYNPISSGISFIGSFTNRAPNSAALNAARSLIACGVSKNFIRGSYTLKGHRNVMSTSCPGDSLYRVIQRWPHFKP from the exons ATGATCCGATGGCTCGTGCTCCTGTCCTTGTCCTGCATTGTTATACACG GTTGCCCAACCATTATAAGCAGGGCTCAGTGGGGAGGTAGGAGCCCAACCTGCCGAAACAACCTGAATACCCCTGTACCCAATGTGATCATCCACCACACAGAAGGAGCTTTCTGTAACTCCAGGGCGACGTGCAGCGCTCAAGTGAGGAACATTCAGAGCTATCACATGCAGTCCAGAGGCTGGTGCGACATCGGCTACAA TTTCCTGGTAGGAGAGGACGGCCTTGTGTATGAAGGACGAGGATGGAAAACACTGGGAGCACATGCAAAATCCTACAACCCCATCTCCAGCGGCATCAGCTTTATTGGTTCCTTTACGA ATCGTGCGCCCAACAGCGCCGCTCTCAATGCCGCGCGGAGTCTCATTGCTTGTGGAGTTTCCAAAAATTTCATCAGAGGAAGTTATACCCTGAAGGGACATCGCAACGTGATGAGCACAAGCTGTCCCGGGGACAGCCTCTACCGGGTCATTCAGCGCTGGCCTCACTTCAAACCATGA